One Lagenorhynchus albirostris chromosome 7, mLagAlb1.1, whole genome shotgun sequence genomic window, GccagggcagggtctggggagaTGCCTCTTGTGTCTGGGGATGCCTCTTTGTCCTTTCTGGGCTGTAAGCTTCCTGGTCACTGCCCTTGTTCTCCTGTGTTGGGTTTTCCATTTCAGACAGCACTCTTCCAGGCTTTGTCCAAGGTGGCTTATGGCCTCTGAGGTTCCACAGCCTTTTATGAAGTTTTACAAGGTGGCCTTAGTTGGAGGCCTGATTATGATTAATCATGTATGGGAATTTGAAATATGGGAGTTGCTgttttaatccttttaaattctatttacaGACATATGATGGAGACTAAATTGCTATTTAAGTGTACTTTTTTCTATAAATGCTGCCTAAAAATTTAAGTGTATGTAAATCAAAGGAACTGGCTAAACACTAAGATGATAACTCTGTTAATTTACTATACTAATAAGTTTTCATATCATTTCACAGTTATTTTGTTATAGAAATGGTTTGTAAATTCTAAAATAGCAAACAAAGTATGTTTCCTTGCTAATACAGTTTTTCTATAATATATGACACTAAattgtttattctcttttatatgtattatatattcatttttctccttaaaaagttataatttactttttagtGTTTTAGACAGTAGAATTAAGGTAAGAACCCTAGTTTGAAAAATACTTGAGTTTATATGGCCTCAACTAAATTAAATTGATTTAGGGTCCAATCTGATTTTTTTGCAATTAATAGTTCAGTAagacacaaaaaatattttaaaatctactagAAAAGTTCAAATCTTGTGACTGCGTATTCGAACTAAGAgttaatttcaataaaaaagttttGGTCCATTTTATGTACCTGGTGTTAGGTATTgtgtaagttatttttaaatttttatttatttttttgctattaaaataattcatttgatATTAAGTTGTGAAAGAACATTTGGGCATTCTGTTTGGAGGGAAAATGGTGACAGATTATAATTTATCAGATACAGATTTCAAAAATAGACTTGTCCAGTCTCACTTATGCAAGACATAGCATTTTACTAAGCTATCtagttctaaaattttctttgagtTATTGTGTGTGGCTAAAGTGATAAagattttattgtcattttaagttAATAGCATTAAAAAAGCAATAACATAATTATATcattaataaaaaccaaaaatatcttCTCACATAAAAAGTATTATTATCAGAAACTACAATAATGCAAGGGACATTTTCTTACACATCAACTGAAAAACctaaacactaaaaataatttctcatatTCTAGTAATCAGTGGGGCGACAGAGGCATCGGTGAATGTGTCAGTGAGAATACATGTGCACATTAGATGAAATACACAGCTTCCTCTCAGCATAATCTAGCAATATCTTTTCTGATACAACCTACTTGACAACATTTCTCACTCAGTGTCATACGGAACAGTCTCTTTTTTCGGGAATGTTTATCTAAGCCTAAGTTTTTTAATTCTGAAAGACTTTTGTCTTCTGCTTCATTTTGTCTATtaagaataattttcttaaattcgtCAAAGTTAAAATTTGAATCCTTTAATGCAGATTGTTGTAGCTCTCTCAGTGATGGCTGCCTCTCAGACAGTGTTGCCTTCAGCTCCTGTGGCAAATTAGGAAGGAATTCCAACAGCATCTTTAAGGTTTCTGCATCTTTGGTGATGGAGGGTGGcatgatttctaatttaaaaaagaggaggaagagaaaaaatattcatgTTAAAGTACAtcaggaaaactataaaattttgcaTAGACACAAAGGAAAGCATTGCCTCAATAGAATTCAACAATAAAACAGAATCAGCAAGTGTCCTGATATCTAAAAAGCTTAGTTTATTATAGTTGGGCAGGTTAAACAACATTACCAAAGTTCTGCTTTACTCCACTCGCACCCTTGTCATCTCTCCTCATGTCCCTTTAATGCTTTCACCATAGCACTTTTTTATCTCTGACACTTCTGAAGTCATCTTGATCCTCAAAAACACTCAGTTTGACCACAGATGAATTTTTATTACCTGAGTAATTTATTTCCATGACTAAGCAACTTCTGAGTTATGATAGTAATCCTTGAAaagtatattaattattttaaactatcaACTGTTCCATGGTGGCAAGTTACTGCTTCAGGATAAAGTTAAAAAGCAGAATTTCCAACTGCTCTGATCTAGCAGGCAGGAGATACCAGTCTCTGATGCTCCTCATACATGTATTAATAATTTCTCTTCCCTAGAGTATTTACTGCAAATCAGTAATGTTTTACTTTATGGAGAGATGGGTTAAAAGAACACTAACCAACAAATCACTGACTATAAGAGATTTTTAATCTGTTGTGGTGTGTGTCTACTGACTACTGTGTATGGTTTTTGTTCCAATGTTGTAGATCATAAACTATGCAAGTTCTGTGTGTTCCCTAGGAAGGGAGCCTGGTCTTAAGTAGCATCCCAGGATTGGGTATACATGAAGGTTGAGACTTGGGCTGGCAACTTTCAGGGACCAGCTGACATCTTCCTTCTTTACACCCATTCAGTTCAGTTGAACATCCTTTGATAGTTTCCATGTCTCTGGCTCTGCCAGATTagagatataaataaaaagaaaacatctttccTGCCCTCAAAAAACTTCCAGGTAAATTCTATCCTAACCTTACCTATCCCCATTACACAATTTTGAGAGTTACAGCACCAAAAAAAAGTTGAAACACAGATGAAGTTTAAATTATAGTGTAAACCTGGATCACTACTTGTTGTTTTTCATGGACAGCAAAACTGTCCATTTCAGCTTATAATAAGACATTCCTCCTGAAATAGTGGAAACAATGAGGTCAAGAGATATAAATCTAAACATGGAAAGTAGATTCCTGGGCAACCACTGATGCTTACAGATCAGAGAAAACCATGCCCCCTCACCCAGGCAGGAATGGTCTCAGCTTGTTCACTTCCTATGAGTTCTGTAGCAAGGATCTCAGCCAACAACAAACTTCAACGATTGGAGTTTTCAgtggaaagaaaacaatattctaacattttatttttcctcccaatGTTTTCTCTCATTCAAGTTCCAAACTGGCAATGACAGATGAGAATTTATACCATTTTTTGGTAGTCAGAAATGTTCACATTTTCCCTCAGTAAGACATCCTAAGTTCAATTCAATCTCTTCATAAAAACTCTCCTTGCTCTAACTTAAACCTTTTCTAAttattgaatacaaagaaaagcTGATTGTAACTTTCCATATACTTGAAGCCAGTTAATGAATCAGGCAAAACATTTGTAGTTTCTATTACATTTATTCATAGGTTGTTGTTTTTGgcactttttattttcaatttaaaaacttgttattttgaaatacttttaaagttacagaaaattcacaaaaatgTGACAGAGTTcccagagttcttttttttttttttttttggtaagaacatttaacgtGAGATCTACCCTTTTAACAGAATTTTAAGTGCCCAATACACCATGATTATCTATAGGTACAGTGTTATAAATCAGATTTCTAGAACCAATTCATCTTGCATAATTGAAATTTTATACATGATAAAATTAGCAGCTCCCCATTTTTCCCTCCTCCCaatcctggtaaccaccatttatTCTTTGCTTCTATGAGTCTATTTTAGATACTTATAATAGTGGAATCAagtagtatttgtccttctgagaCAGgcatttttcacttagcataatgtcctccaggttcatccatgttgttgcatattttaggatttccttttttaaggccaaataatactccattgtatgtatataccaccttttctttattcattcgtctgtggatggacatttaagttgtttccacatcttggctattgtgaatattgctgcagTGATTATGGGAGTGGTAACgtctcttcaagatactgatttcagttcttttgaataaataccagaagtggaattgctgatcatatggtagttctttttttttttttgaggaacctccacactctTTTCCATAGTGAATGCACAAATTtgctttcccaccaacagtatactaTATACatgggtttcaatttctccacattcttaaccacacttttcctttgttttttgataatagccatcctgacaggtgtgaagtgatagctcattttggttttgatttcaatttccctgatgattagtgatatacAGCATTGCTTcttatacctgttggccatttgtatgtcttctttggagaaatgtctattcaagtctttagcCCATTTTAAAACCAGGTTAttagtttttttgctattgagttgtaggagttctttatatattttggaaattaactccttatcaggtacatggcttgcaaatattttctcctatttcataAGTTGCCCCTTCGTTATTGAGcatgtcctttgctgtgcagaagttttgtCTATTGATGTAGCCTCACTTgtctaattttgcttttgttgcctgcaTTGTactctttattaaaattattttttaaatttattttgaaacattttgcaATTCACAACAACTTTAGGTTCTGGAGTCTAAAAGATAATATCCTAATCAACCTGAATTCATACAAATGCCTCCTAATCAGTATATTTTGGACTAAACTCTTACTAACATAGACTTCTTCTAATTAAAAATATCTATCTTGTTTTTAAAACGGTACAGTGAGTATTATTTCTGCACGCATTgtgggaaaataatttaataatgtaCAAACAGATAGAAACTATCGAACAATAGAGGTTTTAAACCTCATGAATCACAGATTATTGACATGTACTTCCAAAGTGATTCTTAATTAGTAATTTAAACACTTCCCTTGATCCTCACTTGCAGGCAATAGTTTGTTAGATTATTTCCAGTTAAATTATGTACTGAGCAGTGACAAagacagttctttaaaaatattttaaaatcactatcCTTTTctacagaaatagaaatttggCCAAATATCTAGATAGGTATAAATGTAGTCAGAAAACCATTTTTAAGCAACAATctggagacaacctaaatgtctgctAAGAATGGTTAAATATATATGGTAGATTTATGACGTGGAATaccagaaagaaattttaaattatctttttggaGTCTAATAATGTGAGAAGATGCTCACaatataatgttaaatgaaaatgcAGGAGATACACATACCTATTGCCAAATATTAATATTgctttccatttcctcatttaatatagatattttcatttcatcattaaattcacagatttttttcagtctttaataTCTAATGGTGCTTTTCATTATTGTATTTACGTATATTTTTCAGTCATTAATATGAGCATATTATTTATTCAGAAAAAGTGAAACAAGCAAATGCAATCTGGTCTTGCCTACTTTGAATCAATGAATTCCTAAACTCTGTGGTACTCTTCTATTAATATTATACAAGAAGTATGTAAAAACTTGCATTAAATAAATCAGTCTCTGACCAACAATGTAGAAAAGTTAGGTAAAAAACTTTATAATCATATTTTAAGTCCCATAAAAGGACAGTAAATGTACTTAGTGTGCACAATGATTTTACATGAGGGTCACTTATATAGAGGATATGCATATAGCCTATAAATATAGTTGTGATTTATCATAAATTGCATGTGTtgtgaaatataaaacaattattcATAATTGAGCTTGCCCTCTCTGATTTTAACATGACCCATTACAGTGATTAGACTAGGCTATACCTCAGTGAAAGTTTCCATTGTTACTTAAACTTAGCTTCCAATTTATCTTTATAAATGCTTTATAACttaacagtgatttttaaaaaaaaattccagatttGATTCTGAGatcttgcttttttaaagaaaatccattGCAGCTTCTAAATGCTTGAAGCATCAATCACGTTTTCTGCTTTGTTTGGCTGAAGGGCAAACTTCCCTTGACTCTTGTTCCCCTTCAGTTTCTCTTGTAGACCATCAggcccttttctttctctttaatcccTTCTCTCACACATGAACTTCAAGACTCAGTTCAAAGAAGTGGGAGGCTAGGTCCTCCCCTTTGGTGaagttaacaaataaaaataaaagagtaagttTTCGATGGCATGGGCCACAGCcgagattgctttttttttttaaaaaaaaaaaaaggagggtcgTTAAATTTAAGGCCCCcttttatgtttacatttcagGACCCTATCATAGGTCTCTGCCCTATGCCCTTTGGTGCGCAAATACGCGTGATAACCAGCTCACACGTCACTGTTTGCCCCCTGTCATCTCAAGATGCCCTGTCCAGTTGCCCCATCCATCAGCAAGCCTTCAGTCCTGCCCTCGGACTGATCCTCTGGCCTGAGTACGGATCCTCCGGGCTGAGTACGCCCCGCCTACTGTGGGTTTTTGAGCACTTACCTCCCTCTGtagcttcctccttctccctccctgccccgccACCCGGACTGACAGGAGGTGAAGGCACCAAGTGCCTCTCAGGTAAGGCCACTTGCTGTTCCCGCTGCTTTCTCTCCCTGTGGTGAAATCTCGGGTGAAATCCTGACTAGAAAGCAAGTTACGAGGCAAAATCCCAAACTTTTAGGCACCGGCAGCTTCAGAGTCATGTGGGCAGCCCTTCCCATTGCTCGGCAGCCGGACAGCAACCAATGGGAAGTGCAGAGCGGCTGGTCGGGGGCGGGGGTTGGGTGCTCTCACCTGCGGGCGGTCCGGATCCCAGCCAAGGCTCCTCCAGGCTCAGAGCCGTTCTCCCCCAGGAGACCGAGCCACAGATCTCGACCCAGAGGCGGACTAATTCTCGGCCGCATGCCTTAATAAGGTCGTTCGTCCTCTGGCCTGAAATCTCTCTGGGAAGTTGACTCAGTAGCAGCCAGACCCCTAGCAGGTGGGACAAGAACTGGAGCGGCATCCTGGACCTGATCTCGTCTGCTCTGAGCGTTTTAGCCTTTCTCGAGATACTGCACCTGCTGTAGCCTACCGGCCTCCGTCAGCGTGCCAATCCTGGCCTTTAGGTTGCTTTCCCTGCCTGACTCCACCAAGCTTTTATCGCCCTCTGGCTACCGCTTAGACCTTGAGTCAAGGGTCCAAGCTCCACCCCTTTCCCCACCCACCTGTTTGAAAtacccccttcccccaccagctCTGGTTTACCCTTACCAACTTTTCTCCATTTGTCCATCCTTTTGTTCGTGGCCCTTTTAcagttgtttggggtttttttcctctcttttttctttccctcaaacCATTTTGTATACTTG contains:
- the RLN1 gene encoding prorelaxin H1, encoding MPLQFLSHLLGVWLLLSQLPREISGQRTNDLIKACGRELVRLWVEICGSVSWGRTALSLEEPWLGSGPPAEIMPPSITKDAETLKMLLEFLPNLPQELKATLSERQPSLRELQQSALKDSNFNFDEFKKIILNRQNEAEDKSLSELKNLGLDKHSRKKRLFRMTLSEKCCQVGCIRKDIARLC